The following is a genomic window from Verrucomicrobiia bacterium.
CAAAACCATCGCCACCCTGACTCCAAGCTATTGGGCCATGCACGGCTTGCAGAGCGTTTTGTACTTCGGCAAATCCTACGAAGTCCTGCTCCTGGATTGCCCTGTGTTGTTGGGATTTGCCGCAATCTTAGGCCTGGTTGCCCTCCTGTCCCGCCGCCTGCTGCACGCCGCACCCATCGTACCAGCCGGCCCCACCCCCCTAAAAGTAGCAGCCGACGCCAGGAGGCTCTGATCCCCTCCGTAGGTCTCTCCTTCCCCTGCGCACGACATGAGCTGCGAACTGGAGTTCGAAAGTCCAGGTCATGCCGGCGCTACCCCAGTGACCGACCAGCCCGTCGAGCCGCTTCCCGCGGGCAGTCATAAGTGGTCACTTCCGCTACCGCGGAAGTGATCGTTTCGAAATTTTTTTGCGGGGGCACCTGGAAATCTGTGAAGGGTCCGGAGAAGAAACTTTTGTTTTAGCCGCGGAAAGCCGCGGAAAGGTGCGGAAAGGTGCGGAAAGCCGCGGAAAGGTGCGGAAGAGGGAGGCATGATCCGCGCCTTTCCGCCGCTATCGGGGGTGAGGTCCGAGGGTATCCGAGGGTGGAAATCGAACTGAGTCGAAGGGCGGTCGTTTGTTTTGGATAAAAAAATTTGGCCGGGCACCTGGTTCAGGTCGGCGAGAGGGGGGGCCCGATTTGTGGTGACCATTGGTGACCATTGGCGACAACAGGTGACATCTGGTTACAGGAAGGCTGAGAGTGTCCAAGATTTGGATAGCCAGGGAACAGGGAGAGGGGGAGGGGGGGAGTGTTTAGGTGCTACAGGGCGTTACACCGTTACAACCCGCATAAAACCGAAGGATTTTGAAGATCAAACCGTTACAAGGGCGTTACAAAGGCGTTACAGGGTGTTGCAAAGCGTTACAAAAGAGGGGACGGGGGGCGTAGGGCGAGGAGCGGGGAGCGACCTACCCTTTGCGGTTGAAGAAGAGATAACGTAGGGAACGAAGGGGGACAAGGGCGATCCAAAACCTGGCCTAACGGATCTTTGAACCGCGGAATGCCCTCACTGAATACGAGGAAGAATCGGGCGAGATGGCGGGGCCGGTTCGGGAAGGAGGAAACACCAGGCGAGAGGCCTGGTGAACTCTCCGGCGGGGACGCCTGGGGTACAGGGGAGAGCACGCCAGTTTGTGTTATGGAAAAGATTATTGTTTTCGATAACTTATGCTGTGAGAGCTAACTGGAATAGAAACCGCTGCTAATTAAGGATTGGACGGCGTTTTTTTGGCGATTGCCCGACCTTGGGTTGAATGAGGCGGGCAAAGAAAGCTGCCGAGCCGTCCTGGAAAGGGCATAGCAGATGAGTATCGAGAATTCGGAATGCAAAGCAGGTCAAACCAATGAAAAGCCGAAGGAGATTGCGTCATTGGGAAGAATACAGACAGAGGGAACAAGGGGACCCCTCTCCCCGACCCTCTCCCCTTTGGAAAGGGAGAGGGAGAAACCTCAGCAGCTTACGGTTGTAGCGCGCGTTGCAGACTCCTCTGACGAGGCAAAGGCGCCGGAGCACCCGGTTAGCGGGCCATCCGGGGAAGCTGGAGGCAAGAACGGATGGAATGGCGGCAATGGTGGGAATGGGAACGGCGGGTTTGTTAAAGGGCGGGGGCCGCGCCGGGTGGAGATGCCGGTGGTAGAGCCGTGGCACGAGCCGGTGAACGGTGCGGAATTGCTGGACCGATTAGTGGCGGAATTGGCGCGTTTCGTGGTATTTCCGAGGTGGGCGGCAGAAACGGTAGCTTTGTGGATATTGCACACCTTTGCGTTCCGTCTGCGGGATGTGACGGCGTATCTTGGGATAGAGTCGCCGGAGAAGGAATGCGGGAAATCGACGTTATTGATGTTGCTGAGCTATTTTGTGGACCGTCCGGCGGTGTCCTCGAACATCAGTTCATCAGCGTTTTACCATGTAATCGAGGAGATGGACCCGACGTTGCTGCTGGACGAGGGGGACACGACGCTGAGGGGCCGCGACGAGCTGACGGGGATATTCAACGGGGGCTACACGAAGCACACGGCTTATGTATGGCGGATATCGTATGACCCGCTGCCGGAAGATGGGGAGGCGGGAGCGGGGAAAGAGGGAAGCGAAGGGATGAGCCAGGCGGGGCATGTAACGCGGTATTCGACATGGTGCCCGAAGGCAATTGCGACGATTGGGAATTTGGACCCGACATTGGCGAGCCGTTGCATTGTGATCCGGATGCATCGCAAGACGGAGAACGAGGAATGCGCGCGGTTAAAGTTGCTGGAGGCGACGGAACTGAAGCGGAAGTGCGCGCGGTTTGTGGCGGACCACGCGGAAGAGATAGCGAAGGCGGAGCCACAGATACCAAAGGGGCTGACGAACCGGGCGGCGGACATCTGGGAACCGCTGCTGGCGCTGGCGGATGCGGCTGGCGGGCGGTGGCCGGAGATGGCGCGAGAAGCGGCGAAAGGGTTGACTGCCCGGGCACAGGGGCACAGTCCGGCGGGGTCGTTGCTGTTGGACATCTTCTTTGTTTTTATTCTGGGGCACAAGGAACGGGTATTCAGCCGGGACGTGGTGACGGCGTTGACGGCTTGCGACGAGCGGCCCTGGGCGGAGCTGAGGAAGGGCAAGCCGATAACTGAGGCGTGGCTGGCGCGACAGTTGCGTCCGTATGGCATCACACCGCGAACGATGCGGATTGGGACGGAGGTGGCAAAGGGTTATGTGCAGGAGGAGATGATGGAGACCTTTCGGCGGTATATACCGAAAGCGGAGCTGGAACGGGTGAAGGTCGAGCTGGCCGAGCAGTCGGCAGCGATAGAGGAGAGACAGAGGGTGGATGGGAAGGTTCAAGGCGCGGAGGGGACGGGTATATCCATGCCGATGGCCGCCTCGAACCTCACGCGGTAGCGATGGATCGCCTGTTTGATCTGACCGGCGTCCCGCGAGAGGATCTGTTTCGATCACGGGAGGAACTCTTGAACGAGGTTCTGTTGCGCCAGGAGCGGCAGATCGCCTTCGTAGCAAGCGGCGGATTGAGGAGCATATCCCCAAGGAAATAGTCGCCGAGGGTTGTTTGCTCTGTAGCGAAGACAAACCTCATCATTGCCACCGTCGTTTGGTAGCGGAATATCTGAGGCAACGTTGGGGAGACCTGGACATTTTGCATTTGGGATGAGGGCACGGTTCAGGGCCGTTCGATGGGCAGGGCCCGTGCCGTGTGCCTATAGAACCAGCCGGGGCCGTCGAGTTAAGGAGCAATGTCTAAATGACAAGACGTGACCCAGACGTGTCCCCAATGCTTTCACACAAAGGTCAGAGAATTAAGACCGAACTTTTTCTATTGTTTGACTCCCTTTCACCGTGCAATTGGGATACTCCGGGTTCTCGATGAGCAGGTGAATCCGCATCATCCGCTCCATCGCCGCC
Proteins encoded in this region:
- a CDS encoding DUF3631 domain-containing protein, which gives rise to MSIENSECKAGQTNEKPKEIASLGRIQTEGTRGPLSPTLSPLEREREKPQQLTVVARVADSSDEAKAPEHPVSGPSGEAGGKNGWNGGNGGNGNGGFVKGRGPRRVEMPVVEPWHEPVNGAELLDRLVAELARFVVFPRWAAETVALWILHTFAFRLRDVTAYLGIESPEKECGKSTLLMLLSYFVDRPAVSSNISSSAFYHVIEEMDPTLLLDEGDTTLRGRDELTGIFNGGYTKHTAYVWRISYDPLPEDGEAGAGKEGSEGMSQAGHVTRYSTWCPKAIATIGNLDPTLASRCIVIRMHRKTENEECARLKLLEATELKRKCARFVADHAEEIAKAEPQIPKGLTNRAADIWEPLLALADAAGGRWPEMAREAAKGLTARAQGHSPAGSLLLDIFFVFILGHKERVFSRDVVTALTACDERPWAELRKGKPITEAWLARQLRPYGITPRTMRIGTEVAKGYVQEEMMETFRRYIPKAELERVKVELAEQSAAIEERQRVDGKVQGAEGTGISMPMAASNLTR
- a CDS encoding DUF488 family protein, with product MEEHIPKEIVAEGCLLCSEDKPHHCHRRLVAEYLRQRWGDLDILHLG